The following DNA comes from Arthrobacter sp. SLBN-83.
CCGAGCTCATCTACTCGATCCTTGCCGATGAGTGGCGCATCGGTTCCCGCGGCTAGCGCTACGCCCGGCCCTTGAGGATCAGGTTCCAGTAGATCTTCGGGAAGATGTCCCGGTCCAGCACCCAGGACAGCTTGCTTTCATTCCACGTGGGCAGCCGGGGGATGGTGGGCATGGGCCGGTACCGGTCGTCGAATTCCGCGAACACCACGGTGTCCCGTGACACGGTGAACGGGCACACCGAGTAGCCGTTGTACTTGGCCCGCAGCGGCTTTCCCTTCCGTGCTGCCACCAGGTTCTTTGCCACCACCTTGACCTGCTTGCGGAGGGATCCGCCCGACTTGGAGTTGGTGGTGCCCGCGGCGTCGCCCAGGGACCATACGTTGGGGTACCGGAGGTGCCTGAGGGTCTGGCGGTCCACCTCGACAAAGCCGCCGGCATCCCCTGCGGCCGGCAGGTCGGTGGCCTTGAGCCAGTCCGGGGCCGACTGCGGCGGAACCGCGTTGAGGACGTCGTAAGTCAGGTCCTCGGTGGTGTTGGCGGCGTTGTCCCGGATGGTGGCCCTGCGGCCGGCAGGGCTCACGGCCACAAGTTCGCTGTTGGTCCGCAGCTCGATCCCATACTCGGCGATCTTGCGGTCCAGTTCCCGGTCCACCTCCGGCACCCCGAACACGGTGGGGTAGGGCTGCACCATCACCACGCGGATCTTGTCCAGCACCCCCTGCCCGCGCCAGTAGTCGCACGCGAGGTACATGGGCTTCTGCGCGGCGCCCCCACACTTGATGGGCCCGGCCGGCATGGTGAAGACTGCCGTGCCGGAGCGCATGGCGCTGAGCAGTGACCAGGCCTTGGGGGCCAGCTCGAACTCGTAATGGGAGGCGCCGTACGGGGAGTGCACGGCATCGAGCAGGCCCGGCACCCGGTCCCAGTCATACTGGAGCCCCGGGCACACCACCAGTTGCCCGTAAGCTACCGAGGACCCTGACTCGAGGCTGACCGTATTGGCCTCGGCGTCCACACCGGCCGCGGCATCCCGGATCCAGGTGACGCCTTGGGGGATGACCGACTCCTGGCTCCGGACAGCCTCCTGGGCCTGCGCCCGCCCACCGGCGATATGGGAGAACAAGGGCTGGAATAGGTGGTGGTCCCGGGGCTCGACCACCGCCACGTCCTTGACGCCGTAGCGTTGCAGCCGGGCCGCCAGGGAGATCCCGGCATTGCCACCGCCGATGATCACAACCTCGTGCTGGGCAGCCACGCCGCTACTTCTTCTCGGTCAGCGCGGACGCCTTATGCGCAGCCCGGGCGCCCGTCTTGTCCGATTCCACAACGTACTGCGGTTCATCCTCGCTGGCGCGGTGGGTGTTGCCGTCGAGTTCGAAGTCGCTGGTTTTCTTTTCCACGATTTTGCCGTGCGTCTTGCCCTGCGAGGTGTTCCACTCCACGCGGGTTCCCTTGCTCAATGACATGACTGCTCCTCTGGTGTTCGCAACCGGAAAACACGTGCTCCCCAATAGTAAGCATGGTTAGCTTTTTCAGGTACGCGGGGGCCGCATCCATTGCTCCGTACCCGCCGTTTAGCGGGGCGAAAAGGGCGCTTAGGCAGCAATCGATCGGTTACTTGAGGCCCGCCCCCGGAAGCAGGTCCACCGCGCCCAGCGCGTCGGCGATGAACGCGTAGTCCCACGCACGTTCACGCCACTGCACGTAGCGCCCGGACGCCCCGCCGTGGCCGCCGTCCATCTCGATCTTCATGACTATCGGCTCGGACCCGGTGGTCCTGTTCCGCAGTTCCTGCACCCATTTGGCCGGTTCCACATAGAGGACCCGGGTGTCGTTGAAGGACGTCACGGCGGCGATCTTGGGGTAGGCCACCTCCCGCACGTTCTCATAGGGGGAGTAGGACTTCATGTAGGCGTAGGCCTGGGGATCGGTGATGGGGTTGCCCCATTCCTCCCACTCCAGGGCGGACAGCGGAAGGTCCGGGTCCAGGATGCTGGTGAGCGGATCCACGAACGGCACCTGGGCCACGATGGCCGCGTACTTCTCCGGCGCCATGTTGGCCACGGCACCCATGAGGAGTCCGCCAGCAGAACCTCCCAGCGCTGCGATGCGCGAGGGATCCACCCAGCCAGAGCCGGCGAGCCAGTCCGTGGCGTCCACAAAGTCGGTAAAGGTGTTCTTCTTGGTGAGCTTCTTGCCGTCCTCGTACCAGTGCCGGCCCAACTCGCCGCCGCCGCGGATGTGCGCGATCACGAACACCACGCCGCGGTCCAGCAGCGACAGCCGGGCAATACCGAAGCCCGGATCCATGCTCATCTCATAGGAGCCGTACCCGTACACCAGGCCCGCCGCCGTCGAATCCTGCTTGACGGACTTGTGCCGCAGGACGGACAGCGGGATGCGGGTGCCGTCCGCCGCCGTCGCCCATTCGCGGCTGGCCACGTAGTCGCTGCCGTCGTAGCCGCCCAGCACCGGGCTTTCCTTGCGCAGCAGCAGCTCGCCGGCAGGACGCTCCGCGGTGGGCAGGACGAAGTCGTAAATGCGCGACGGCGTGAAGTAGGAGGTGTAGCCCAGCCGGATCACAGGTGCCTCGTAGTCGGAGCCGCCCACCCCGGCGGTGTAGAGCTCCTCGTCGAAGGCCGGTTCCATGGGCTCCTGCTGCGCGGGCGTGCCCAGCCCGGCCAACCCCATCACCTGCACCCGTTCGATGGTGTCCTTGCGGATGGAGACGATCAGGTGCGTGGCGGTCACCCCCGCGCCGTTGACGCGCACGTCATTGGAATGTTCGACGACGGTTTGCCAGGCCTGGTCAGCCAGCGGCTTTTCCAGCTCGGCCGGGTCCGCCAGGGAGACCATGGAATTGATTGCGCCGCGGTTGTGCGTGAGCAGGATCTTTTCCTGCCCGTCGAGCAGGAAGGGCTCGGCGTCGTAGAGGATCCGCTCGTCCCGGGAAATCACGGTGCTGACGGTTGCGGAGGGGTCGTCAAACCGCAGCAGCCTGGTTTCGCTGTACTCGGAGCAGCCGATGCCCAGCACCAGGTGGCGCCGGTCTGCGGAAAGCTCAAAGCCCAGCCACATGGCGGGGTCGTCCTCCTGGTACACCACCGCGTCCTCGGCAACCGGCGCGCCCAGGACGTGCGACTTTACCTGGTAGGGGCGCCAGGACTCGTCCACCACCGTGTAGAAGAGCCGGGAGCCGTCCGGGGAGAAGGCAACACCGTAAAAGATGTTCTCAATGACGTCCGGAAGCAGTTCGCCGGTGCGCAGGTCCTTGATCCGCAGCGTGAACCGTTCGTCCCCGGAGTTGTCTACGGCATAGGCGTACAGGTTTCCGTCAACAGTGACGGCGGTGCCACCCACGGAGAAGAACGGCTTGCCTTCGGCTTCGACGTTGCCGTCCAGCAGGATTTCCTCGCCGGGAATCCCAACCCCGGCCTCGACGGCCGGTGGAGTCCAGTCGGCCACCTTGTCCCCGGTGTCCTGCGCCTTCACGCGGCAGTGGATGCCGTACTCCTTGCCCTCGGCCGAGCGGCTGAAGTACCACCAGCCGTCCTTGCGGTGCGGGACGGAAAGGTCGGTTTCCTGGGTACGGCCCTTGATCTCCTGGAAGATGGCCTCGCGCAGCGGCTCCTGGTGCGCGGTGACCGCTTCCTGGTAAGCGTTCTCGGCCCGCAGGTGCTCCACCACTTCCGGCGATTCCTTGTCCCGCAGCCATTCGTAGTTGTCCACGAACGTCTCCCCGTGATGGGTGCGTTCGGTGGGGATTTTCTTGGCAACCGGGGGCGCCGGGATCGCAGTGCCGGTGGAATCCTGCAGGGAAGTGGAGGTCATGGATTCAATATATAGACCGCTCCCAACAAGTCGGCAGGCCGTTCGCTGTGGGGGGAGACGCCCGGCGCGAAAGCGCGAAAGGGGGCGAAAGACTCTGGGAGCATTCGCGTCCTCCCCGGCAGGCTGGAAGGGCGCTGCAGGCAGGCGCAGGGAAAGGAGAACGCTCATGACCCCCGAATCCGGACCGGCTCCCCGGCCCACGGCTTGGCTGGCGGTCGCGCGCAGCGTCGGAACGTCCTGCGTCATGCTGGCCCGCAGGCAGGTACACCTTCCGAAGGACAATGTGGGCCGGGTGCTGCGCTTCGCCGACGGAAGCACGTCACGGGTCTACCGGGAGACCGCCGTCGACCGCCTGCCTGCCGAGCCCTGCGTGCTGGTGGTGGCGTTCACGCTGCGCCTGGTCCGGGGCCGTGCACACCGCGTGTTCGAGGCGGAAAGCATCCTGAACACGCCACTCTTCGTGGGGTTCCCGGGTTTCGTGTCCAAGCTCTGGTGCGCCCACGACACCTTCGGCGCGTACCGCGGGCTGTACGAGTGGGACGGCGCCGAGCGCGCCCGGAAGTATGCCTGTGCCCTCTGGCGGGTCCTGGAACTGGTCAGCGTTCGCGGGTCGATCAGCTACAAGGTGCTGCCCGGCCTGCGCCGCGACGAGGTGCTGGCGGACCCGGCCAGGATTGCGGCCGCCGGAATCGACCACGCCTGGTGGCGGCTCCGCGCCAAAGAGTGACGGCAGGGCGCTCATGCCAGGCGGGCAAGGTACGACGGCGGACACGGACGTCTTAGTGGTTGGCGCGGGTCCCGCCGGGCTCACCACCGCCCTCCAGGCACTTGCCCACGGCGCCAGCGTGCGGGTGGTGGACCGGCGCGAGCAGCGGGCCCGCCCGTCAAGAGCGCTGATGCTGCATGCCCGGGCCCTGGAAGGCCTCCGTCCGCTGGGCGTAACCGCTGACCTGCTGGGCCGGGCAGACACCACACCCGAAGCACGGATTCATCTGGGCCGGCGGGTGGTCGAAGCCCGGCTGGGGCACGCAGATCTTCCGGACACTGCCTTCCCGCACCTGACGCTGGTCCGGCAGGCCGACGTCGAGGAGGTTCTGTGGCAGGCGCTGCAGGACAGGGGCGTCGCGGTGGAATGGGGCGTGGAATTCCGTGGCCTGCACCAGGACAACGGCGGGCCGCCGGCGTGGCAAAAGGGCGGCCCGGTCCATGCCGAGCTCAATGGAGCCCGCGGGCCCGGGCATCACGCCTCGCGCTTCCTGGCCGGCTGCGACGGGCAGTCCAGCACCGTCCGTGGGATCACCGGCGCGCAGTGGCGCGGCGGTCCGTACCGGGTGGAAGCCGTCTTGGCCGACCTCGAACTTGATGGCCCCCTGGACCCCGGGCTGCTGCATGTGGCGGTGGGGCGTGCAGGGCTGGCTTTCCTTTTCGCGCTGGGCGAGGGTGCCACGTGGCGGATGCTGGCCACCCGCCCGGCGGTGCCGGGTTCCAGCGCCAGCTTCGGCCAGCTGGGTCCGCCCGTTCCACCGGAGGAGGTGGCGCGGCTGGTGAGGGAGTCGGGCCTGGAGGCCACCGTACGGGACGTGGGCTGGTCCGCCCAGGTTCCGCTGCAGCACCGGATTGCCGGCACGTTCGGGACCAGCCCCGTCTTCCTGGCCGGCGACGCCGCCCACGCCCACTCCCCGGCGGGAGGCCAGGGCATGAACAACGGCATTCTGGACGCCCTCAACCTCGGCTGGAAACTCGGGTTTGCCTCGACCGCCGGCAGGCCGCTGCCGGAACTGCTGGAAAGCTACGGGCGGGAGCGGCTGCCCGCGGCCCGGCGGGTGCTGGCGCTGACGCACCTGATCTTCTTCGGCGAAGCCTCGCCGCATCCGGCAGCCCGCCTGGCCCGCAGCGTCCTGCCGGCGTTCGCTCCCGTCCTGCCCCTGCTCCTCCGACGGCGTTGGCTCATCTCAAAGGGCGTCAGGCTGCTGGCCCAGCCGTTCGTGAACTACCGGAACAGCGCCATCTCGCGTGACGGCGTGCCACAGGCCAGCGGATGGCCGCGGCCGGGCGAGCGGCTGCCCGACGCTGTGGTGTCGGTGGACGGACAGGTGGTCCGCCTGCACGAGCTGACCGCCGTGCCGGGCATCCACCTGTTGCTGGGGCGCGACGCCGGCCCGGCCGCCCTGGGTGCCGGCCCCGCCTTTGCGGTGGACAGCCGGCCCCGGTTGCTGCACGTCCACCGCCTCACCAGCCACCCCGGCACTGGCCTTGTTGCCGTCCGCCCGGATGGCTACGTGGGTTTCCGCTGCGGCGAGGCGGACCCGGCGCAGCTGCTCGGCTGGCTGCGGCTGGTTGGTGCCGTCCGGGACTAGGTGCCGTCCCGCCGTCGTGATGCTCCATCACTTATGGCTCCTAAAGGGGCCTTATAAGGGCCAAATCTGATAGGGCAACGGGGATGGAGAGGGTAGTTGCGGAGGGATTGCGGGCGTAGTCTGGTCAGTTCAAGGCACATAAGTCCAGCATGAGAGGGGAAGTTCCATGACCATCCCGCCAGTGCACGAACCTGAGCCGTTTCCGCCCGAACCCGGTCCGGAGCCCACGTCGCCGGATCCCACCCAGCCGCGACCGCCCGGTCCGCCGTCCCCCAACCCGTTCCCGGCGCCGCCGGCGCCCGGCCCGCTGCCGGTGCCGGATCCAGGGCCCGCGCCGCTTCGCCCGGATCCCACCAGGGACTGACCGCAACCCGTAAAGCAGTGACTCCAAAGAGGGGCCTTCTGCGCAGCAGCAGCTGCGCAGAAGGCCCTTTTAGGATGCGGGCGTCGCGAAAATCAAGCCCGCTTCTGCCCTGAAAAATATGCAGGAAATCCGCGACTTAACCCCTTGAAGACCTCCCGCTGCAGTGCTAAAAAATCTATATCAGCCACCACACATCAGGCTGATGTGGAAACAGTGTTGGACCAACTCTTACCAGGAGGGAAGCCATGTTGATGCGAACCGATCCGTTCCGCGAGCTGGACAGGCTGGCCCAGCAGGTCCTTGGTACCACTGCGCGCCCGGCGGCGATGCCGATGGACGCATGGCGTGAGGACCAGGAATTCGTCGTGGCGTTCGATCTGCCCGGCGTCGCTGTGGATTCGGTGGACCTGGACGTGGAACGGAACGTGCTGACGGTGCGGGCGGAAAGGCCCGATCCCGTGGGCAAGGACACCGAACTGATCGCAGCGGAACGGCCGCGCGGCGTCTTCAGCCGGCAGTTGATCCTCGGCGACACGCTGGACGTGGACAACGTCAAGGCGAGCTACGACGCCGGTGTGCTGACGCTGCGGATCCCGGTGGCCGAAAAGGCCAAGCCGCGCAAGATCGAGATTGAAACGAAGGGGGCAAAGCAGGAGATCTCCGCATAGCCGGCGCAGGGATTCCGCTCAAAGCGGGAACCGCAGAGGACCGGAAGGCTCGGGAGGCGGGCACATCTGTTGACTGCCTTTTTGGGGCGAATCGCCATCTGTGCAACGCCACAGCGCCAGACAGCGCATCGGCAGCTTAGGCCTTAACCTCCCGACACGGTGGCCCCCGGGTTTAGCCGGGGGCCATCCGCGTGCCGGGGGCACCTGCAGTCCGCCGTGAAGCCCGCGTCAAACGCTGAATTCCAGCATCAGGGCGGGCAATTCGTCAGCCAGTTCGCGGGCCAGGAAGCCGAGCGGTCCCAGCCTGCTGGCCAAACGGTCCCCCGCCGCTGCATGCAGGTGGGTTCCCCAGCAGGCTGCCTGGGCGCCCGTGGTTCCGCGGGCCCGGAACCCGGCAATGGCTCCCGCCAGCACGTCGCCGCTGCCGGACGTGCCCAGCCCGCCGTACCCCGTGGTGATCTTCCACAGCTCCGGCTCGTCCGGGTTCAGGCCGGGCGGCTGGGTGATAAGCCCCTGGCAGCTGACCACGGCGCCGAACCTGGCGGAAATCTCGGCCAGGTCCTTTTCGAGGTCGTTCACGTCCCGCCCCAGCAGGACCGCCGCTTCCGTCGGGTTCGGGGTGAGGATCAGCCTTCCGCGCCACGGGCCAAGTTGATCCTCCAACGGCACCAGGGCGCCCAGCGCGTAGGCATCGAGGACGACGGCGGGACCTTCCCCCGAGCCAGCGTCGCCCTGGGAGCCACTCCCCGCGCCGCCCTCGCGGCTGAGCATCGCCTCCAGCAGTTCGTTGGCAAGATCGGGATCGTCCAGGCCCGGGCCCACCAGGA
Coding sequences within:
- a CDS encoding NAD(P)/FAD-dependent oxidoreductase, which gives rise to MAAQHEVVIIGGGNAGISLAARLQRYGVKDVAVVEPRDHHLFQPLFSHIAGGRAQAQEAVRSQESVIPQGVTWIRDAAAGVDAEANTVSLESGSSVAYGQLVVCPGLQYDWDRVPGLLDAVHSPYGASHYEFELAPKAWSLLSAMRSGTAVFTMPAGPIKCGGAAQKPMYLACDYWRGQGVLDKIRVVMVQPYPTVFGVPEVDRELDRKIAEYGIELRTNSELVAVSPAGRRATIRDNAANTTEDLTYDVLNAVPPQSAPDWLKATDLPAAGDAGGFVEVDRQTLRHLRYPNVWSLGDAAGTTNSKSGGSLRKQVKVVAKNLVAARKGKPLRAKYNGYSVCPFTVSRDTVVFAEFDDRYRPMPTIPRLPTWNESKLSWVLDRDIFPKIYWNLILKGRA
- a CDS encoding DUF2945 domain-containing protein, producing the protein MSLSKGTRVEWNTSQGKTHGKIVEKKTSDFELDGNTHRASEDEPQYVVESDKTGARAAHKASALTEKK
- a CDS encoding S9 family peptidase, yielding MTSTSLQDSTGTAIPAPPVAKKIPTERTHHGETFVDNYEWLRDKESPEVVEHLRAENAYQEAVTAHQEPLREAIFQEIKGRTQETDLSVPHRKDGWWYFSRSAEGKEYGIHCRVKAQDTGDKVADWTPPAVEAGVGIPGEEILLDGNVEAEGKPFFSVGGTAVTVDGNLYAYAVDNSGDERFTLRIKDLRTGELLPDVIENIFYGVAFSPDGSRLFYTVVDESWRPYQVKSHVLGAPVAEDAVVYQEDDPAMWLGFELSADRRHLVLGIGCSEYSETRLLRFDDPSATVSTVISRDERILYDAEPFLLDGQEKILLTHNRGAINSMVSLADPAELEKPLADQAWQTVVEHSNDVRVNGAGVTATHLIVSIRKDTIERVQVMGLAGLGTPAQQEPMEPAFDEELYTAGVGGSDYEAPVIRLGYTSYFTPSRIYDFVLPTAERPAGELLLRKESPVLGGYDGSDYVASREWATAADGTRIPLSVLRHKSVKQDSTAAGLVYGYGSYEMSMDPGFGIARLSLLDRGVVFVIAHIRGGGELGRHWYEDGKKLTKKNTFTDFVDATDWLAGSGWVDPSRIAALGGSAGGLLMGAVANMAPEKYAAIVAQVPFVDPLTSILDPDLPLSALEWEEWGNPITDPQAYAYMKSYSPYENVREVAYPKIAAVTSFNDTRVLYVEPAKWVQELRNRTTGSEPIVMKIEMDGGHGGASGRYVQWRERAWDYAFIADALGAVDLLPGAGLK
- a CDS encoding FAD-dependent monooxygenase, whose amino-acid sequence is MRPPESTTPGGGSAPKSDGRALMPGGQGTTADTDVLVVGAGPAGLTTALQALAHGASVRVVDRREQRARPSRALMLHARALEGLRPLGVTADLLGRADTTPEARIHLGRRVVEARLGHADLPDTAFPHLTLVRQADVEEVLWQALQDRGVAVEWGVEFRGLHQDNGGPPAWQKGGPVHAELNGARGPGHHASRFLAGCDGQSSTVRGITGAQWRGGPYRVEAVLADLELDGPLDPGLLHVAVGRAGLAFLFALGEGATWRMLATRPAVPGSSASFGQLGPPVPPEEVARLVRESGLEATVRDVGWSAQVPLQHRIAGTFGTSPVFLAGDAAHAHSPAGGQGMNNGILDALNLGWKLGFASTAGRPLPELLESYGRERLPAARRVLALTHLIFFGEASPHPAARLARSVLPAFAPVLPLLLRRRWLISKGVRLLAQPFVNYRNSAISRDGVPQASGWPRPGERLPDAVVSVDGQVVRLHELTAVPGIHLLLGRDAGPAALGAGPAFAVDSRPRLLHVHRLTSHPGTGLVAVRPDGYVGFRCGEADPAQLLGWLRLVGAVRD
- a CDS encoding Hsp20/alpha crystallin family protein, with product MLMRTDPFRELDRLAQQVLGTTARPAAMPMDAWREDQEFVVAFDLPGVAVDSVDLDVERNVLTVRAERPDPVGKDTELIAAERPRGVFSRQLILGDTLDVDNVKASYDAGVLTLRIPVAEKAKPRKIEIETKGAKQEISA
- a CDS encoding NAD(P)H-hydrate dehydratase, which produces MSARADASGPTLVTPSLLREWPLPAPGQDKYSRGSVLVVGGARATPGAALLAGTAALRAGAGKLTLAVAESVSVHLGVAMPECGSIGLPETAAGSVKPELDRISPYLDKADAILVGPGLDDPDLANELLEAMLSREGGAGSGSQGDAGSGEGPAVVLDAYALGALVPLEDQLGPWRGRLILTPNPTEAAVLLGRDVNDLEKDLAEISARFGAVVSCQGLITQPPGLNPDEPELWKITTGYGGLGTSGSGDVLAGAIAGFRARGTTGAQAACWGTHLHAAAGDRLASRLGPLGFLARELADELPALMLEFSV